In Sphingobacterium thalpophilum, a genomic segment contains:
- a CDS encoding DinB family protein — protein sequence MSIKKSYLIELDHETKNTKRILERIPDDKLDWRPHEKSMSLGELAAHIVGLHNWVHQAIPKDVFDFKVDYQPIKVSSVEELKEILTIGLENNKAAIEDIKEEDWFKDWVLQSGDYLIARLPRAGAIRFIVNNHIVHHRGQLTVYLRLLDIAVPGLYGPSADEAMPS from the coding sequence ATGAGTATCAAAAAGAGCTATTTGATCGAATTGGATCACGAAACAAAAAATACCAAACGTATTCTAGAACGCATACCAGACGATAAATTGGATTGGCGTCCACACGAAAAATCGATGAGTCTGGGAGAACTAGCTGCTCACATTGTTGGACTACATAATTGGGTACACCAAGCAATACCAAAAGATGTATTTGATTTTAAAGTGGATTATCAGCCCATTAAAGTATCTTCTGTAGAAGAATTAAAAGAGATATTAACAATAGGCCTGGAAAATAATAAAGCCGCAATTGAAGACATAAAGGAAGAAGACTGGTTTAAAGATTGGGTGTTACAATCGGGTGATTATCTCATTGCACGTTTACCACGAGCCGGAGCAATACGTTTTATTGTCAATAATCATATTGTTCATCATCGTGGCCAGTTGACGGTTTATTTGCGATTATTGGATATTGCTGTACCGGGCTTATATGGACCATCGGCAGACGAAGCAATGCCTAGTTGA
- a CDS encoding DUF4886 domain-containing protein: MIKVKQVLVFGFLIVFFLKNNRLNAQNKSLDDGVLRILAIGNSFSEDAIEQNLYELAKAGKKKIVIGNLYIGGAPLSLHVSNAKEDKPAYRYRKINVDGQMSEKANERLSEALVDEAWDYISFQQASPLSGDYDSYAKDLPLLYDYVTKHILFPETKYILHQTWAYQNGSSHEGFVRYNRSQDSMYRAIANTSQEVFNWGNFDLLIPSGTAVQNARSSFIGDHFTRDGYHLNLNYGRFVSACTWYEALFHENVLNNTFLPLKVTYVEGEIARAAAHKAVESPYAVTVLKDFQFMN, from the coding sequence ATGATAAAAGTAAAACAGGTATTGGTGTTCGGTTTTTTAATCGTGTTTTTTTTGAAGAATAATCGATTAAATGCACAAAATAAATCTTTAGATGATGGTGTGCTACGAATATTGGCCATCGGTAATAGTTTCTCGGAAGATGCTATTGAACAGAATTTATATGAATTGGCGAAAGCTGGGAAAAAAAAGATAGTAATCGGCAATCTCTATATTGGGGGGGCTCCTTTAAGTTTACATGTTAGCAACGCAAAAGAGGATAAGCCGGCTTATCGCTACCGTAAAATCAATGTTGACGGGCAGATGTCGGAGAAAGCAAATGAGCGCTTATCTGAAGCGCTTGTAGATGAGGCTTGGGATTATATTAGCTTTCAGCAAGCAAGTCCGCTATCAGGAGATTATGATTCGTATGCGAAGGATCTGCCGCTCTTATATGATTATGTAACAAAACATATTTTATTTCCTGAAACCAAGTATATATTACATCAAACCTGGGCGTATCAGAACGGTTCATCACATGAAGGTTTTGTTCGCTATAACCGTAGCCAAGATAGCATGTATAGGGCTATTGCCAACACTTCGCAGGAGGTGTTTAACTGGGGTAATTTCGATCTTTTGATTCCTTCGGGTACAGCTGTTCAAAATGCGCGTTCGAGTTTTATAGGTGATCATTTTACACGTGATGGCTATCACTTAAATCTGAACTACGGACGTTTCGTTTCTGCCTGTACCTGGTACGAGGCGTTATTTCATGAAAATGTACTCAACAATACATTTTTACCGCTCAAGGTAACCTATGTAGAGGGAGAAATTGCGCGAGCAGCAGCACATAAGGCTGTGGAATCACCCTATGCTGTTACCGTATTAAAAGATTTTCAATTCATGAATTAA
- the rpoC gene encoding DNA-directed RNA polymerase subunit beta' yields the protein MSYKKDNKIKSNFTSITISLASPETILERSSGEVTKPETINYRTYKPERDGLFCERIFGPVKDYECHCGKYKRIRYKGIVCDRCGVEVTEKKVRRERMGHINLVVPVAHIWYFRSLPNKIGYLLGLPTKKLDMIIYYERYVVIQAGIKEEDGINFMDFLTEEEYLDILDTLPKENQYLDDNDPQKFVAKMGAEALEDLLKRIDLDQLSYDLRHQAANETSQQRKNEALKRLHVVEAFRSSRENIENRPEWMIVKIVPIIPPELRPLVPLDGGRFATSDLNDLYRRVIIRNNRLKRLIEIKAPEVILRNEKRMLQEAVDSLFDNSRKVNAVKTEGNRALKSLSDILKGKQGRFRQNLLGKRVDYSARSVIVVGPHLKLHECGLPKDMAAELYKPFIIRKMIERGIVKTVKSAKKIVDRKDPVVWDILENVLKGHPVLLNRAPTLHRLGIQAFQPTLVEGKAIQLHPLVCTAFNADFDGDQMAVHLPLGNAAVLEAQILMLGAHNILNPANGSPITVPSQDMVLGLYYITKGRRTAGDHIVRGQDMTFYSAEEVIIALNEKQIDLHAWIKVKTKVRQKDGSIVDTLLETTVGRVIFNQVVPDEMGFVNELLTKKSLRNIIGEIVKTTGMARAAQFLDDMKELGYQTAFKGGLSFNLEDLNIPAAKAELIQQATNEVEEVMNNYNMGFITNNERYNQIIDIWTRINNRLTAHVMDILSNDNQGFNSVYMMLDSGARGSKEQIRQLCGMRGLMAKPQKSGTSGGEIIENPILSNFKEGLSVLEYFISTHGARKGLADTALKTADAGYLTRRLHDVAQDMIVVEQDCGGLRGIYTTALKDNDDVVEPLFDRILGRTPLHDVLHPDTDELIVSANEDITEEIAETIEKAGIEGIEIRTVLTCESKRGVCACCYGRNLASGKRVQLGEAVGVIAAQSIGEPGTQLTLRTFHVGGTASNIAADSSIISKYDGKIEFENVRTVSQTNDNGTHQVVLGRSGEVKIIDAHNKIVFQQNIPYGSQLFVEDGGTVAKGDKLVEWDPYNAVIISEFAGKVEFDAIIEGVTFREESDEQTGHKEKVIIETRDKTKNPSIKILDKSGEVIRTYNIPVGAHVAVANGVTVKEGGILVKIPRSTGKTRDITGGLPRVTELFEARNPSNPAVVTEIDGVVTLGGVKRGNREMSIESRDGQIKKYLVPLSKHILVQDNDFVKAGMPLSDGSISPADILSIKGPSAVQHYIVNGIQEVYRLQGVKINDKHFETIVHQMMQKVNIEDPGDTRFLEKEAVNKWDFMEENDSLFDKKVVVDAGDSNNLRPGQIVSLRKLREENSSLKRRDLKLVEVREAIPATSSPLLQGITRASLGTKSFISAASFQETTKVLNEAAIAGKRDNLLGLKENVIVGHLIPSGTGIRQYSNLIVGSREEYDQLLASKEED from the coding sequence ATGTCTTACAAAAAAGATAATAAAATTAAAAGCAACTTCACTTCGATTACGATCAGCTTGGCTTCTCCAGAAACTATTTTGGAACGCTCAAGTGGTGAAGTTACAAAACCGGAAACGATTAACTATCGTACCTACAAACCAGAACGTGACGGTTTATTCTGTGAGCGCATTTTTGGTCCTGTGAAGGACTACGAATGTCACTGTGGTAAATACAAACGTATCCGTTATAAAGGTATCGTATGTGACCGTTGTGGTGTTGAAGTAACTGAGAAAAAAGTACGTCGTGAGCGTATGGGACACATCAATTTGGTTGTTCCTGTTGCACACATCTGGTACTTCCGTTCTCTTCCTAATAAAATTGGTTATTTATTGGGACTTCCTACCAAGAAATTGGATATGATCATTTACTACGAACGTTATGTGGTTATCCAAGCTGGTATTAAAGAAGAAGATGGTATCAACTTTATGGACTTCTTGACTGAAGAAGAATATTTAGATATTTTAGATACCTTACCAAAAGAAAATCAATATTTAGACGATAACGATCCTCAAAAATTCGTTGCCAAGATGGGTGCTGAGGCGTTAGAAGATTTGTTGAAACGTATTGATTTGGATCAATTGTCATACGATTTACGTCACCAAGCTGCTAACGAAACTTCTCAACAACGTAAAAATGAAGCGTTAAAACGCCTTCATGTGGTTGAGGCTTTCCGTAGTTCACGTGAAAATATCGAGAATCGTCCAGAATGGATGATTGTGAAAATCGTTCCAATCATTCCACCTGAATTACGTCCTTTAGTGCCTTTGGATGGTGGTCGTTTTGCGACTTCGGATTTGAATGACTTATATCGTCGTGTGATTATCCGTAACAACCGTCTAAAACGTTTGATCGAAATCAAGGCTCCTGAAGTAATCTTACGTAACGAAAAACGTATGCTTCAAGAAGCGGTAGACTCTTTGTTTGACAACTCACGTAAAGTGAACGCTGTTAAGACAGAAGGTAACCGTGCATTGAAGTCTTTATCTGATATTTTGAAAGGTAAACAAGGTCGTTTCCGTCAAAACTTGTTAGGTAAGCGTGTGGATTATTCGGCTCGTTCGGTAATTGTTGTAGGTCCTCACTTGAAATTACACGAGTGTGGTCTTCCTAAAGATATGGCTGCAGAACTTTACAAACCGTTTATCATCCGTAAGATGATCGAGCGTGGTATTGTAAAAACAGTAAAATCAGCTAAGAAAATTGTGGATCGTAAAGATCCTGTGGTATGGGATATCCTTGAAAATGTATTGAAAGGTCACCCTGTATTACTAAACCGTGCACCTACGCTTCACCGTTTGGGTATTCAGGCTTTCCAACCTACATTGGTAGAGGGTAAAGCTATTCAATTACACCCATTAGTGTGTACAGCGTTCAACGCCGATTTTGACGGTGACCAGATGGCAGTCCACTTACCTCTTGGTAATGCTGCAGTTTTGGAAGCCCAAATCTTAATGTTAGGCGCGCACAATATCTTAAACCCTGCGAATGGTTCTCCAATCACAGTACCATCTCAAGACATGGTATTGGGTCTTTACTATATTACTAAAGGCCGTAGAACTGCTGGCGATCACATCGTAAGAGGTCAAGATATGACTTTCTATTCGGCTGAAGAGGTTATCATCGCTTTAAATGAGAAGCAAATTGACCTTCACGCTTGGATTAAAGTAAAAACAAAAGTTAGACAAAAAGATGGTAGCATCGTTGATACCTTATTAGAAACAACTGTAGGTCGTGTGATCTTCAACCAAGTTGTTCCTGACGAAATGGGATTTGTCAATGAATTGCTTACGAAAAAATCTTTGCGTAATATCATCGGTGAAATTGTGAAGACTACGGGTATGGCCCGTGCAGCACAGTTCTTGGATGATATGAAAGAATTGGGATATCAAACGGCCTTCAAAGGTGGTCTTTCGTTCAACTTGGAAGATTTGAACATTCCTGCTGCGAAAGCTGAATTGATTCAACAAGCAACTAACGAGGTTGAAGAAGTAATGAATAACTATAACATGGGTTTCATTACAAACAACGAACGTTACAACCAAATCATCGATATCTGGACGCGTATCAACAACAGATTGACGGCACACGTTATGGATATTCTTTCGAATGATAACCAAGGATTCAACTCAGTTTACATGATGTTGGATTCTGGAGCCCGTGGTTCGAAAGAGCAGATCCGTCAGTTATGTGGTATGCGTGGTTTGATGGCGAAACCTCAAAAATCAGGTACTTCTGGTGGTGAGATTATCGAAAACCCGATCTTGTCAAACTTTAAAGAAGGTTTGTCCGTATTGGAGTACTTTATTTCTACCCACGGTGCGCGTAAAGGTCTTGCCGATACGGCATTGAAAACAGCGGATGCGGGTTACTTGACACGTCGTTTACATGACGTAGCGCAAGATATGATCGTTGTGGAACAAGATTGTGGTGGTTTACGTGGTATTTATACAACAGCATTGAAAGATAATGATGATGTTGTTGAACCATTGTTCGATCGTATTTTGGGTCGTACACCATTGCATGATGTTCTTCATCCGGATACTGACGAATTGATCGTTTCTGCAAATGAAGATATCACTGAGGAAATTGCCGAAACTATCGAAAAAGCAGGTATCGAAGGAATTGAGATTCGTACGGTATTAACTTGTGAGTCTAAGCGTGGTGTTTGTGCTTGTTGTTACGGACGTAACTTGGCGTCAGGTAAGCGTGTTCAGTTAGGTGAAGCTGTGGGTGTTATCGCCGCTCAATCAATTGGTGAGCCAGGTACACAGTTGACACTTCGTACATTCCACGTGGGTGGTACGGCATCGAACATTGCTGCTGATTCAAGTATCATTTCTAAATACGATGGTAAAATCGAATTTGAAAACGTACGTACTGTTTCGCAAACAAACGATAATGGCACACATCAGGTAGTCTTAGGACGTTCTGGTGAGGTTAAGATCATTGATGCACATAATAAAATCGTATTCCAACAAAATATCCCTTATGGTTCACAGTTGTTCGTTGAGGATGGCGGTACAGTAGCTAAAGGCGATAAATTGGTCGAATGGGATCCATATAATGCAGTAATTATTTCTGAATTTGCTGGTAAAGTTGAATTTGACGCAATTATCGAAGGTGTTACCTTCCGTGAAGAGTCAGATGAGCAAACTGGTCACAAAGAGAAGGTAATTATTGAAACACGTGATAAAACGAAAAACCCATCCATCAAGATTCTTGATAAATCGGGAGAGGTTATTCGTACCTACAATATCCCGGTAGGCGCCCACGTTGCAGTTGCTAATGGTGTAACAGTGAAAGAAGGTGGTATCCTCGTTAAAATCCCTCGTTCTACAGGTAAAACGCGAGATATCACAGGTGGTCTACCACGTGTAACGGAGTTATTCGAAGCACGTAACCCTTCTAACCCTGCTGTAGTAACAGAAATCGACGGTGTGGTAACATTGGGTGGTGTGAAACGTGGTAACCGTGAGATGTCTATCGAGTCTCGTGATGGTCAAATCAAGAAATACTTGGTACCTCTTTCTAAACATATCCTTGTTCAGGATAATGACTTTGTGAAAGCTGGTATGCCATTATCAGATGGTTCGATCTCTCCTGCGGATATCTTGTCGATCAAAGGTCCATCAGCAGTGCAACATTACATTGTGAATGGTATCCAAGAGGTATACCGTCTGCAAGGTGTGAAGATCAACGATAAACACTTCGAGACGATCGTTCACCAAATGATGCAAAAAGTTAACATCGAAGATCCAGGAGATACTCGTTTCTTAGAAAAAGAAGCCGTTAACAAATGGGATTTCATGGAAGAAAATGATTCTTTGTTTGACAAGAAAGTTGTTGTTGATGCAGGGGACTCTAATAATTTACGTCCGGGACAAATTGTTTCTTTACGTAAGTTGAGAGAAGAGAACTCTAGTCTGAAACGTCGTGACTTAAAACTTGTTGAAGTTCGTGAAGCAATTCCGGCGACTTCAAGTCCATTGTTGCAAGGTATTACCAGAGCTTCATTGGGTACGAAATCGTTCATCTCTGCTGCCTCTTTCCAAGAGACTACAAAAGTGTTGAACGAGGCTGCTATCGCAGGTAAACGTGATAACTTATTAGGTTTGAAAGAAAACGTAATTGTTGGTCACTTGATCCCTTCTGGTACAGGTATCCGTCAATACAGCAATTTAATCGTGGGCTCTCGCGAGGAGTACGATCAATTGTTGGCTTCGAAAGAAGAAGATTAA